The following DNA comes from Brassica oleracea var. oleracea cultivar TO1000 chromosome C5, BOL, whole genome shotgun sequence.
CTTCTTTCAGCTAAAGCACTCATCTTCATCTGTATAGGGTGTCATATCATCTTGTGGAAGACAAGGTTTAACCACTAAACTGAGAGATGAATCGTTTCGCAGAAATATGTATGGACAAAGCATAACACAGTTTAGTCACTACAAAACATTCAATTCAGAACAAAAGAGTTAAAACTCACAAGGGTAGATTCCCCATGTAACAGCTACACAAGAGATCACCAAAGAGTACGAACCAATTAACACTAAAACTGTTTTCTCTTCTTGTACCACTCCCTGCGAACGTACAGACAAACCTAAATTTAGAAATCAAACATCAAATCAATCAGTCTTAAATTCTCCAAACAAATGTTTCCCTAACACCATTAAGATTTTTGTGGACGTGTCACATCACAGCTTCTACATTCCTGCAGCTATCTCTTGAACCTCCTCGATTGCTGAAACTGCTATCTTCAGCTTATCTGCAGCCTGCTTCACTTTCTTTTGCTGCAACAATACATTCATTCAAAACAATTATCATGACACAGTTTTTCTTCTTTCCTTTTCAACTAGTCAAATGATCATTCATTTCCGTCCATCTTATCTTCGAAGCGAAACTACACAATCTACAATCATGATAAATATGTTTCCTAGTTATCTTTTGTGATCCCACACAAACATATAATGTGTAAACCAAACTGATGAAAATGTATACAGTACCGTAAACCAATATCACTATAGAAGCAAACTGGTGATGGTTGACTTACTAAGAGTGCGGCTTTCTTCTTGAGCTCTCTTGGGTCTGATGCTCCCTGCCCAGTAGCACCTTCTGTTGCCTTCATCCATGGAAAACCGATTTTGACATAACACATAAGTATATAAACAGTTGTATAAGCATAATAATATGGTACATAAACTAAATGGTTGTAGGTACATTGACTCATATGAGATAATAACGACTTGCCAAATATACCAAGCACTTGCATTTTCACATTATACAACAAACAAAAAAAGCTTTAGGAAATCTAATAAGATTACACTAACCAAATATGCACATCTTTTCAAAGTCTCTACTACACACAACAGTCGAGAATAACCAAAAACTTAGTAATATACGACTTTTCTCTAAGCAATTTGGACGCATCAATTATTAAAGACAAGGATGTGAAAGAGAAGTTACCTTCTTTGGCCTGCCCACAGTCTTCTTAGCAACAGGTTCAGATTTAGGTTTCCGTCCACGTTTCTTAGCTGGAGCTGCCACATCATCTTTCTTTGGCCTCCCACGCTTCCTAGTTCCATCTCCAGCCGTGACCTGAGACTCCGTCGCACGCACAGTGTTCGACCTCCTTGGCCTACCTGCTGCCGCAGGCGCAGGCGCAACAGCTGCTGTAGCTACGTTTCTTTTCGGGCGACCGCTTGGTTTCCTAGCCGGCTGAGCTGCTGAAACGGCACCGTTCTGAGAGTCGGATTTGGACTTCGGCGGTCGTCCACGGCCGCGTTTCTGAGAATCAGTAGCACCGGGTGAGCCGGCGGCGGAGTCAGAAGGAAGTTTGTTGCCGGCAGCATCGGATCTTGGAGCTTCGGGACCAGTTCCGTGAGACGCGGAAGGAGTTCTAGCTGTTTTCGCCATGAGGAATCTAAGATTCGAATCAGAGAAATAGCGCTCGTGAGGTGGACAACGGAATCGAAACCCTAGAAAGCGGACTTCAACGAAGACTAAACTAACTAACAAACAATACAAACTCGATTCTGCTTAAAAACCTTGAAGAACTCTTAAAGATCCAGGGACGAAGAACTAGGGTTTCGCAATGCACGTACCTTGTTTGTTTCACCTAAGGACGAAGATCTGCGAGTGAGATACTGAAGAACGCTTGGCGAAGAAGAAAGAGTCGAGATGGTGTGTGACGGTTACAAGGTAGCCACTATGGCTCGAGCTTGGAGAGCAAAACGAACGACCCTGAGATTCTGAATTTGTTGGGTTGGGTCCACCTGGAGTCCTTCTTTTTATGTTATCGACAAATCTTGTTTTTTCTCTCTCATTTACCGAATTAATTTACAGATTTTTAGTTAATGAAAAATGGTCAAACAGAATTTACCAAATAAATCACCATAATGATATTTTTAATATATTTTTTATTGTTTAAAATACTTATAAGTTCTAGTTACAATTTTTTAAATAGCAATGTTTTACATAATAATTCAGAATTTTGTGATTTCGTTTCGCTTTTTTTTTCTAAAGAAAACTGAATAACTAAAAATGTAAAATACCCATTTTTTCAAATTCTAAAAAATTTGGAGGAAAAAAATGGTTGTTTAATGGTTCAAAAGGTGCGAGGGAAGAGTATATCGTTTGCCTCCTACCTATTTTTGCAGTAATTACTTAAAACCGGATTTCTAATTTTGAAGTCTAAACAAAGCAACCGACATAAGCAATATTAAATTTAATGACTTATGAGATAGTATCTAACGATACTGAAAGAGGGATATGAGCTCCTCTTAAATTGCTCACCTAGGCTACTTAATTCCAACCAATTAAAGAATGACATGTCAGCTTCATCTAACCCTCATATCACCTAGATTAATCGTTGATCAATTCTAAGGCTTCCTTCGCTTTACATTTAACCCATTTGCTATTTTTTTTTAATTATGCTTTCAAATGGCCCGTGAATAGACCCAAATTATTTGACAAGCAGATCGTAACCCACGCAGACTCATCCACTTCATCTTCCTCCTCCTCCTCCTCCTCCTCTGAAAATCTCTTCCGTTATCTCAACCTCCAAAATTTCTCTGAAACGTTCTCACGCTATCTACTGTTTCAATTCTCCGCCTCCACACAATATATATGTCTCCACGCTTTGGCTTTTCACCTTCACAAAAGTCATCAGACCCTAATAGTCGAAGGAACCAATGGCGCTATCAAAATGGCGAAATCTAATGGCAAGGAACCCACAACTCTGATCTTCAACGACTTCACTCTTGGTTTGGGAGAGGCGGAGCTCTGTTTCCGGTTAGTACACTTATGGGAAGCACAAAACACATCCAGAGGGGGTATGCTTATTAGTGTTGAACTGCTTATGACCAATGAACATGTATGAAATCATTGTCCTCTTCCGATTATGTTCCGTCTGAGTTTCCAAATCCAGTGACTAACTTCTTTCATTTACCAAAGGGTGTTGTTGTACCATTTGTTTGACGGTCACAGTCTCTCCATTAGTTTCACACACAATTCCGCTTCAAGACAACCAGGTGGTGATTGACTCAGATAGATTCAGTTTCCATTCATTAAAAGATTTTGAGGCGCCTAAGAGGTGACTCTACAATAAGATTTTTTTTTTGTCACCTCCTATAATTATTTACTTAAATTTTGTACCTTTGCTAAGGCTCCCCTCGAGGACTAATTTCTTCAATGATTGTGGCTGACGTAGTTGGGCACATGAAGCTCATCAATGAGCAGCCTCTCTACCAACGGCCGGTTCTTGACATAATGGACAGAGCAAGTTGGCGAGTTTTGGTGCCTCTACAGTCTAAAGAATAGCAGATGCAGTTTCATAGTAAAATTTGTCCTATGATGTTAACTTAGAGCTTGATTTTAGATCAACATGCAAGATTATTATGTTAATGTTTTACTTTTACTGATTTTGTGTCTCATTTTATTGAAGCACCTGAAAGAAGAGATGGGGTTGGGCTATCTGGCTCAGAAGATTATTTCAGTTGACCCCCTATCTCCAGCATCCCGGAATAGTTCTTAGAATGTTCATTAATTCTTCAATCTTAATCTCAAGAAACCAACATGATTAACCGCATACGTCTGAGTACAGACTTTGACACCCGCAACTTTTAACCACCAAACAAGCTGTTGGCACTAACTTATTCCTAAACCTAAAACTGCAGAGATTTTCTTTTGCCTTGAACTTCTTTTTGCTGTAATGACTGTCTTAGTTCCTTCAGTTCAACCTCTTTTCTCCCACGGATTTTACAGTTTTGAGTATCGTGCGGTAATGAATTAGACTCTCTTCTTCTTTTCCGTTGGATTCTCTTTCATTTTTTCGTATGACTCATTGCGGTTCTTAGGTTACAGTGTTCCAATTAGCCCACTTGCTGAACATAGATTCATGAAAATCTGGGGAACCGAGTTTCTTTTTCAGCTCATAAAGATGCATTCATGACATTGTCATCTGTTCTACAGATATTTAGCTATCGTTTGCAGCTGTATAAACCAACCTTTAGCCTTTTGTAGTTCATGCATTTGATCGTAGCTACGTCAGCGTTGACCTTTTTTTGTTGTTGTGCAGGTAGGATGAGAGGCTTCATAGATTGGGTTTTCCATCTACCCAACTTGATGGCATCATCATCTATACTACTTTTGGAGAGTGACCCTTTCTCCCGAGAGAATGAAGAAAAGAATAACCAGTGTATGATATTCTCTCTTTCTTTCCTCATACCCTTTGTTAGTCTACTGAACGATGATTTATGGGTTTGTATTTTACAATTACGTTGACGTTATTGGATGCGTTTGGATTTATTACCTCTTAAACTCTTCTTCTGCCCGTTTGGATTTATTACCTCTTAACCTCTTCTTCTGCTAGATGACCATATCCTCTGTGTGTCCCTTACTGTTTTTCTTCTAATGTAAAAAAAGGCAATTCATGTGCTCTACTTTAATTGGGTTTGAATTGCTTCACAAGAATTCACTGCTTTTTAGAATTTTAATG
Coding sequences within:
- the LOC106344013 gene encoding putative DNA-binding protein At1g48610 yields the protein MAKTARTPSASHGTGPEAPRSDAAGNKLPSDSAAGSPGATDSQKRGRGRPPKSKSDSQNGAVSAAQPARKPSGRPKRNVATAAVAPAPAAAGRPRRSNTVRATESQVTAGDGTRKRGRPKKDDVAAPAKKRGRKPKSEPVAKKTVGRPKKATEGATGQGASDPRELKKKAALLQKKVKQAADKLKIAVSAIEEVQEIAAGM